DNA from Prevotella melaninogenica:
ATCGCTATGGGAGAAGGTGCTAAGGCTGCCCTTTCAGCCTTTGACGACCGTATCCGTGGCGTGATATAATAGTAAAATTTTCTCTGACTTGAGTATATGTTGAGCCCGATGAGGCAAGTGTGATATTTCTTCACCTTGTCCATCGGACCTTTTTCGGTTAATTCTAAATTCACAATTCAGAATTCATAATTATGATTACTTTGGTAATTCATAATGCATAATTCAAATTTCATAATTATGATTAGCCTTAATTCAAAATTCATAATTCAAAATTCATAATTATGATTACTGATGATATCGAAAAAGAGGGAGTATAAATACAAGACTTTAATCGCTTTTTTCAAGTTCAAAAATATCATCTACACGCTTATCGAAAACACGTGCAATCTTCAGACTGAGAACTGTTGAGGGAACATACTTCTCGCTTTCAATAGCGACAATCGTTTGACGGGACACCCCTATAAGTTCTGCTAATTGCGCTTGGGTCATACGCTTTATTGCCCGCTCTACTCTTATACTATTCTTCATTATCTATTCTCCTTTTATGTAATTCGTAAAG
Protein-coding regions in this window:
- a CDS encoding helix-turn-helix transcriptional regulator, whose product is MKNSIRVERAIKRMTQAQLAELIGVSRQTIVAIESEKYVPSTVLSLKIARVFDKRVDDIFELEKSD